A stretch of Lactuca sativa cultivar Salinas chromosome 6, Lsat_Salinas_v11, whole genome shotgun sequence DNA encodes these proteins:
- the LOC128126831 gene encoding F-box protein CPR1-like, which translates to MAELHDDVLPNILKRLNVSDLIRCKSVCKSWENLISDSGFIKFHMNYSYQIDYKNNDIDRRIVMSRVSYRNGSRVCDVDDRLFDDRDCHLLGSSNGLVCISSFASQLVVANPSTREVQTLQEPQILDTKHLCWGFGYDSSTDDYKVVLGFRKRVGWTCFQVLSLKSNVWKLIGDVKYSFHSRIGILCNGALHWIMKDSSSPNKKRVIASFQLSEEKFIKISEPDDERYESGVASCPNMNLGIIEDCLCVFPCDGFNDNLWMLKNYNGKLSWEMFEKDCDMNLALQCLKEQEHYVPNKRTLCRDMLFYKTKEYICAPIYMESLVSPYVNGRPKRKIQESNSKKSCKVRSFCLSYNTNCGIISGY; encoded by the coding sequence ATGGCAGAGCTTCACGATGATGTCCTTCCGAATATACTGAAAAGATTGAATGTGAGCGATCTAATCCGATGCAAAAGTGTATGTAAGTCTTGGGAAAATTTGATCTCTGACTCTGGTTTCATTAAATTCCATATGAACTATAGTTACCAAATTGATTACAAAAACAATGATATAGATAGGAGGATTGTTATGTCAAGGGTCTCTTATCGCAACGGGTCGCGTGTTTGTGATGTTGATGATAGATTATTTGATGATCGTGATTGTCATCTTCTTGGTTCTTCCAATGGACTTGTATGCATCTCTTCTTTTGCTTCTCAACTTGTAGTAGCTAATCCCTCAACTAGAGAGGTTCAAACACTACAAGAGCCTCAAATTCTTGATACCAAGCATTTATGTTGGGGTTTTGGCTATGATTCATCTACGGATGATTACAAGGTTGTATTAGGGTTCCGTAAACGTGTTGGTTGGACGTGTTTTCAAGTGTTAAGTTTGAAATCAAATGTTTGGAAACTAATTGGAGATGTAAAGTATTCATTTCATAGTAGGATTGGTATCTTATGCAATGGGGCACTTCATTGGATTATGAAAGATTCTTCATCTCCAAATAAGAAGAGAGTCATTGCTTCGTTTCAGCTATCTGAAgaaaaatttatcaaaatttcCGAACCTGATGATGAGCGATATGAATCTGGTGTTGCTAGCTGCCCAAATATGAATTTAGGTATTATCGAAGATTGTTTATGCGTATTTCCTTGTGATGGGTTTAACGATAACTTATGGATGCTGAAGAACTACAATGGAAAGCTGTCTTGGGAAATGTTTGAAAAGGACTGTGATATGAACTTAGCTTTACAATGCTTGAAAGAGCAGGAACATTACGTTCCTAACAAGAGAACTTTGTGTCGTGATATGCTGTTCTACAAGACTAAGGAATATATTTGTGCCCCTATCTATATGGAGAGTCTTGTATCTCCCTACGTTAATGGGAGGCCAAAGAGAAAGATACAAGAGAGTAATAGCAAGAAGAGTTGTAAGGTGCGTtcattttgtttatcatataatacAAACTGTGGAATTATATCTGGATACTGA
- the LOC128126621 gene encoding uncharacterized protein LOC128126621, producing the protein MKKRFPDVMRRAREASLKLAKAANVNASLEGDLNLLKDYRPNWIKKEYREKMINEVLTTSKWKRSSQSGKNNRNKLEDGSISKHTGGSISIRQHKKRMQAMLKRPPTGVELYARLHTKRSTQEYITPKAAKVKEAYESAMVAKFGDDTSCHPLLDNETWCDISGGVKKGRIYGFGSVSDPTSFLEGTSSTITSQEVVYERVRNEMRGEMDAKAAEMEAKHQQMREEMDAKAVAIDAKQQQIDAKYEAMEKMYAALQNMMGN; encoded by the exons ATGAAGAAACGATTTCCTGACGTAATGCGAAGAGCACGTGAAGCATCTTTAAAACTTGCCAAAGCTGCAAATGTGAATGCCTCACTAGAAGGTGATTTAAATTTGCTAAAGGACTATCGCCCAAATTGGATAAAAAAGGAGTATCGGGAAAAAATGATCAATGAAGTGTTGACCACATCCAAATGGAAACGTTCATCACAATCAGGGAAAAATAACAGAAATAAATTAGAAGATGGATCTATTTCCAAACATACCGGGGGTTCTATATCTATTCGTCAACATAAGAAAAGAATG CAAGCAATGCTTAAACGTCCTCCTACAGGAGTTGAACTTTATGCAAGGTTGCACACTAAACGGTCTACTCAAGAGTACATTACACCAAAGGCAGCTAAAGTTAAG GAGGCTTATGAAAGTGCTATGGTGGCTAAGTTTGGTGATGATACTAGTTGCCACCCCCTCTTGGATAATGAAACATGGTGTGATATTTCCGGAGGAGTCAAGAAAGGAAGAATATATGGATTCGGATCTGTGTCTGATCCAACGAGCTTTTTGGAAGGAACATCTAGTACAATAACATCCCAAGAG GTTGTCTATGAACGTGTACGAAACGAGATGCGTGGTGAAATGGATGCTAAAGCTGCAGAAATGGAAGCTAAACATCAACAAATGCGTGAGGAAATGGATGCCAAAGCTGTAGCAATAGATGCCAAACAACAACAAATTGATGCAAAATATGAAGCAATGGAGAAGATGTATGCAGCCTTGCAAAATATGATGGGAAATTGA